The proteins below come from a single Prochlorococcus marinus CUG1415 genomic window:
- a CDS encoding M15 family metallopeptidase: MKIWNKIPIEENGDKLISIPSYFNFFDPHPYFNLGAPYKDKTALWKLRKEVVNRLVKVNDYLISKNSFYLLIYDGWRPLEVQEFMFKRAFSLECEKLDIDVSIENMKSYPYILKKVEKFWAYPSFDSNCPPPHSTGGALDVCLSDKYGNLVEMGSQVDQMDNSSIPNFYEKVNSEEAIIWNSRRNLLREIMSKFGFTQHPNEWWHFSYGDQLWAWKNKKENALYGKI; encoded by the coding sequence TTGAAAATTTGGAATAAAATACCAATTGAAGAGAATGGAGATAAATTAATATCTATACCTAGCTACTTCAATTTTTTTGATCCCCACCCTTACTTTAATTTAGGAGCACCATATAAAGATAAAACTGCTCTTTGGAAATTAAGAAAGGAGGTCGTAAATAGATTAGTAAAAGTAAATGATTATTTGATATCTAAGAATAGTTTTTACCTTTTAATTTATGACGGTTGGCGACCTTTAGAAGTACAAGAATTTATGTTTAAAAGAGCCTTTTCTTTAGAGTGTGAAAAATTGGATATTGATGTTTCTATAGAAAATATGAAATCTTATCCATATATTTTAAAAAAAGTTGAAAAATTTTGGGCATATCCTTCTTTCGACTCTAATTGTCCTCCTCCTCATTCAACTGGTGGAGCATTGGATGTTTGTTTATCAGATAAATACGGAAATCTTGTTGAAATGGGAAGCCAAGTTGATCAAATGGATAATTCTTCAATTCCTAATTTTTATGAAAAAGTTAATAGTGAAGAAGCAATTATTTGGAATAGTAGAAGAAATTTATTAAGAGAAATTATGTCTAAATTTGGCTTCACTCAACATCCAAATGAATGGTGGCATTTTAGTTATGGTGATCAATTATGGGCTTGGAAAAACAAAAAAGAAAATGCCCTCTATGGAAAAATCTAA
- a CDS encoding NADPH-dependent assimilatory sulfite reductase hemoprotein subunit: MIKVEKVKKKKDSAKEETVCLANGLEVSKFENFKKSSHFLREPLATELINDSDHFTNDAVQLLKFHGSYQQDNRENRKPGKSKDWQMMLRLRSPGGEIPGKLFLALDELSDKLGNGSLRATTRQAFQMHGIRKENLKEVIKTIVNSMGSTLAACGDINRNVMAPAAPFNSQDYNIARALAKKVADLLTPIAGQGTFLELWADGDLEYTIKPDNDIETIRRLQFKDNVFSGIKDEPLYGSSYLPRKFKCAVTVPGDNSVDLLTNDIGLVAFTSKDGKLEGCNFYVGGGMGRTHNNEETFARIADPLGYVEEQDIYELIQSIVAIQRDYGDRKSRKNSRMKYLLHRKGIKWFKKLLLEKYFKKEIKKIRKEPKKVLIDYLGWHKQNNTSYFVGLPLLSGRLFGEKKNTITSIVKKYNLDLRLTPNQDILLCNIANKNKSAIKKALSKIGYDNLDEINEIQRHALACPALPLCGLAMTEAERILPDVLKRIEKLLLDLKIEKTILFRMTGCPNGCTRPYMAELALVGSGQNKYQLWLGGSKNLQRLAKPFLQKMELNDLEKTLQPLFDYWKSSSDSDFGDFINTQDESSIMNLLNKIQ; this comes from the coding sequence TTGATCAAGGTTGAGAAAGTAAAAAAGAAAAAAGATTCTGCCAAAGAAGAAACTGTTTGCTTAGCAAATGGATTAGAAGTATCTAAATTTGAAAATTTCAAAAAAAGTAGCCACTTTCTTAGGGAGCCCCTTGCTACTGAATTAATTAATGATAGTGATCATTTTACTAATGATGCAGTTCAATTATTAAAATTTCATGGTAGCTATCAACAAGATAACAGGGAGAATAGAAAACCTGGGAAAAGTAAAGATTGGCAAATGATGCTTAGGTTAAGAAGTCCAGGAGGGGAAATTCCTGGGAAATTATTTTTAGCATTAGATGAATTATCTGACAAACTAGGTAATGGATCATTAAGAGCAACTACAAGACAAGCCTTTCAAATGCATGGCATTAGAAAGGAGAATCTAAAGGAAGTAATTAAAACAATTGTAAATTCAATGGGCTCAACATTAGCTGCATGTGGAGACATAAATAGAAACGTAATGGCCCCAGCGGCTCCATTTAATTCTCAGGATTACAATATTGCAAGAGCATTGGCTAAAAAAGTTGCAGACCTTCTTACCCCAATAGCTGGTCAAGGTACTTTTTTAGAGCTTTGGGCTGATGGGGATTTAGAATACACCATAAAGCCTGACAATGATATTGAAACTATTAGGAGACTACAATTCAAAGATAATGTTTTTAGTGGAATAAAAGATGAACCTCTCTATGGTTCATCTTATTTACCCAGGAAATTTAAATGCGCTGTTACAGTTCCTGGAGATAATTCTGTTGATCTTCTTACTAATGACATAGGATTAGTTGCTTTTACTTCTAAAGATGGAAAATTGGAGGGCTGCAACTTCTATGTTGGAGGTGGGATGGGTAGAACACATAATAATGAAGAAACTTTTGCCAGAATTGCAGATCCGCTTGGATATGTTGAAGAACAAGATATTTATGAATTAATACAAAGTATTGTGGCTATTCAAAGAGATTATGGTGATAGAAAATCAAGGAAAAATTCAAGAATGAAATACCTTCTCCACAGAAAAGGTATTAAATGGTTCAAAAAGTTACTTCTAGAGAAGTACTTCAAAAAAGAAATTAAAAAAATCAGAAAAGAACCCAAAAAAGTTCTTATTGATTATCTAGGTTGGCATAAACAAAATAATACCTCTTATTTCGTAGGATTACCTTTATTATCAGGGAGATTATTCGGAGAGAAGAAGAATACCATTACTAGTATCGTAAAAAAATATAATCTTGATTTAAGACTTACACCTAATCAAGATATTTTACTTTGTAATATCGCTAATAAAAACAAAAGTGCAATTAAAAAAGCTCTATCAAAAATTGGATACGACAATTTAGATGAAATTAATGAAATACAACGGCACGCTTTGGCATGCCCAGCTTTACCACTTTGTGGTCTTGCGATGACTGAAGCAGAAAGAATTTTACCGGATGTACTTAAAAGGATTGAAAAGTTACTATTAGATTTAAAAATAGAAAAAACAATTTTATTTAGAATGACAGGTTGTCCGAATGGATGTACAAGACCTTACATGGCAGAATTGGCACTTGTAGGGAGTGGACAAAATAAATACCAATTATGGTTAGGGGGTAGTAAAAATCTACAAAGGTTAGCCAAACCATTCTTACAAAAAATGGAACTAAACGATTTAGAAAAAACTCTTCAACCACTATTTGATTATTGGAAAAGCAGTTCAGATTCAGATTTTGGAGATTTTATAAATACGCAAGATGAAAGTTCTATTATGAATTTACTAAATAAAATTCAATAA